In a genomic window of Vigna angularis cultivar LongXiaoDou No.4 chromosome 6, ASM1680809v1, whole genome shotgun sequence:
- the LOC108343016 gene encoding cysteine desulfurase 1, chloroplastic isoform X2, protein MEVLLPKLPSFKFPSPSHCCSITIRSSSIVRFGLRRVSSLSVFASTVNEAVAQPAIGTPSLGHSTRPHFPILHQEVNGSKLVYLDNAATSQKPTVVLKALQNYYEGYNSNVHRGIHFLSAKATDEYESARRKVASFINASDSREIIFTKNASEAINLVAYSWGLSNLKPEDEIILTVAEHHSAIVPWQLVAEKVGAVLKFVDLNQDGIPDIGKLKDMFSRKTKIVVVHHVSNVLASVLPIRDIAQWAHDVGAKVLVDACQSVPHMVVDVQSLNVDFLVASSHKMCGPTGIGFLYGRIDLLSSMPPFLGGGEMISDVYLDHSTYAEPPSRFEAGTPAIGEAIGLGAAIDYLSGIGMQTIHDYEVELGRYLYERLLSVPNIRIYGPAPSENVQRAALCSFNVENLHPTDLATFLDQQHGVAIRSGHHCAQPLHRFLGVSSSARASLYFYNTKEDVDYFIHALNDTVSFFNSFK, encoded by the exons ATGGAAGTTTTGCTGCCAAAACTTCCTTCTTTCAAATTTCCGAGTCCCAGTCACTGCTGCTCGATCACTATTAGGAGCTCATCAATTGTAAGATTTGGGTTGCGACGCGTATCGTCTCTCTCTGTTTTTGCATCAACTGTCAACGAAGCTGTAGCTCAACCAGCTATTGGCACCCCATCTTTGGGGCACTCCACCCGTCCGCACTTTCCTATACTTCATCAG GAAGTAAATGGCTCAAAACTTGTTTACTTAGACAATGCAGCAACTTCTCAGAAGCCCACCGTTGTATTGAAGGCATTGCAAAACTACTATGAAGGTTACAATTCAAATGTTCATCGGGGCATACATTTCTTGAG TGCAAAGGCCACAGATGAGTATGAATCAGCTAGAAGGAAAGTTGCATCTTTCATAAATGCTTCTGATTCTAGAGAAATTATATTCACAAAAAATGCTTCTGAAGCTATCAATCTTGTTGCTTATTCTTGGGGGTTGTCAAATTTAAAACCAGAAGACGAG ATCATACTTACAGTTGCTGAGCATCACAGTGCGATTGTTCCTTGGCAACTAGTAGCTGAAAAAGTAGGGgctgttttgaaatttgtggATTTAAACCAAGATGGAATTCCAGATATAGGCAAATTGAAAGATATGTTCTCACGGAAGACCAAAATAGTAGTTGTCCATCATGTTTCAAATGTGCTTG CTTCTGTCCTTCCTATTAGAGATATAGCACAATGGGCACATGATGTTGGAGCAAAAGTTCTTGTAGATGCTTGTCAGAGTGTTCCACACATGGTGGTTGACGTCCAGAGCCTTAATGTTGATTTTCTTGTTGCTTCTTCTCACAAG ATGTGTGGGCCCACGGGAATTGGATTCTTATATGGTAGAATAGACCTCTTATCTTCCATGCCTCCATTTTTAG GTGGTGGTGAAATGATTTCTGATGTATATCTTGATCATTCAACTTATGCCGAACCTCCTTCCAG ATTTGAGGCTGGAACACCAGCTATTGGGGAAGCAATTGGTTTAGGAGCAGCAATTGATTACTTATCTGGGATTGGTATGCAAACTATACATGATTATGAG GTGGAGCTAGGTAGATATCTGTACGAAAGGCTTCTTTCAGTCCCAAATATTCGTATCTATGGGCCAGCGCCTTCAGAAAATGTCCAACGAGCAGCTCTTTGTTCTTTCAATGTTGAGAATTTGCACCCCACTGATCTTGCAACATTTCTGGACCAACAG CATGGAGTGGCTATCAGATCAGGTCACCATTGTGCCCAACCCCTCCATCGCTTCTTAGGAGTCAGCTCAAGTGCACGCGCTAGTCTCTACTTCTACAACACAAAGGAAGATGTGGACTACTTTATCCATGCCCTCAACGACACAGTCAGCTTTTTCAACTCATTCAAGTAA
- the LOC108342462 gene encoding uncharacterized protein LOC108342462 isoform X2: MASISPSSSNSTSTPYVTDLTKELRLHEVALAELNNHPSSRAVYRKNGNLFFRTTIQTATAMEQRLKRSRKKKTL; this comes from the exons ATGGCATCGATTTCTCCTTCTTCAAGCAATTCAACTTCCACGCCATATGTTACTGATTTGACAAAGGAACTGAGGCTCCACGAAGTCGCCTTAGCCGAGCTTAACAACCACCCTTCTTCCAGA GCTGTGTATCGGAAGAATGGGAACTTATTTTTTCGCACAACCATCCAAACAGCAACAGCAATGGAACAGA gaCTAAAGAGGagcaggaaaaaaaaaacactttga
- the LOC108341929 gene encoding uncharacterized protein At4g37920, protein MELCTVNAILPPRLSVSTTHAASVRNLKSCVPFPRFIIRAQREFERMRGLRPRATVSDGRSCEAVDESRMHRVCDKLIGVFMVDKPTPTDWRRLLAFSREWNNLKPQFFARCQERADAEEDPAMKEKLLRLARKLKQIDEDVQRHNDLLEVVKQDPSEISEIVSKRRKDFTEEFFIHFHTVAESYYDNKEKQNELAKIGNACLAAVQAYDAATESIEQVNAAELKFQDIISSPSLDAACRKIDNLAEKQELDSTLVLMITKAWSAAKETDMMKEEVKDILYHLYKTAVGNLQRLVPKEVRIVKYLIQIDDPEEQLSALKDAFTPGEELEGKDVDNLYTTPEKLHTLIKSVVDAYHLSREGSLIREARDLMSPEIIQKLEVLKMVVERNFM, encoded by the exons ATGGAGTTGTGCACCGTGAACGCGATTCTTCCACCAAGGCTCTCCGTTTCCACAACGCACGCAGCTTCCGTTCGAAACCTCAAATCCTGCGTTCCGTTCCCCCGTTTCATCATCCGCGCTCAACGCGAATTCGAGA GAATGAGAGGATTGCGACCCCGTGCGACTGTGAGTGACGGCCGTTCCTGTGAGGCGGTGGACGAGAGCCGAATGCATAGAGTGTGTGACAAGCTGATTGGGGTTTTCATGGTGGACAAGCCCACCCCAACCGATTGGAGAAGGTTGTTGGCTTTCAGCAGAGAATGGAACAACCTCAAGCCTCAGTTCTTTGCGCGCTGTCAAGAAAGAGCCGATGCCGAAGAGGATCCCGCCATGAAGGAGAAGTTGCTACGCCTTGCAAGAAAGCTCAAACAG ATTGATGAGGATGTGCAGAGACACAATGACCTTCTTGAGGTGGTAAAACAAGATCCTTCAGAAATTAGTGAGATTGTCTCCAAGCGTCGTAAAGATTTTACTGAGGAGTTCTTTATTCACTTTCATACAGTGGCTGAATCCTACTATGATAACAAAGAAAAGCAAAATG AATTGGCAAAGATTGGGAACGCATGCTTGGCTGCTGTACAAGCCTATGATGCTGCAACTGAAAGCATTGAACAAGTAAATGCTGCAGAGTTGAAATTCCAAGATATTATCAGTTCTCCTTCGCTTGATGCTGCCTGCAGGAAGATAGACAATTTGGCTGAAAAACAAGAACTTGACTCAACATTGGTATTGATGATCACCAAAGCTTGGTCAGCTGCGAAGGAGACAGACATGATGAAAGAAGAG GTAAAGGATATCCTATATCATTTATACAAGACTGCTGTGGGAAATCTTCAGAGACTTGTGCCGAAAGAGGTTAGAATAGTGAAGTATCTTATTCAAATCGATGATCCGGAAGAGCAACTGTCTGCCCTTAAAGATGCATTTACACCTGGAGAAGAACTTGAAGGAAAGGATGTGGATAATTTGTACAC GACACCAGAGAAGCTTCACACTTTAATAAAGAGTGTGGTGGATGCTTATCATTTGAGTAGAGAAGGTAGCCTCATTAGGGAAGCAAGGGATCTGATGAGTCCGGAAATCATCCAAAAATTGGAGGTGCTCAAGATGGTTGTCGAAAGGAACTTCATGTGA
- the LOC108342462 gene encoding uncharacterized protein LOC108342462 isoform X1, giving the protein MASISPSSSNSTSTPYVTDLTKELRLHEVALAELNNHPSSRAVYRKNGNLFFRTTIQTATAMEQKELESAKSKLKGLNSSS; this is encoded by the exons ATGGCATCGATTTCTCCTTCTTCAAGCAATTCAACTTCCACGCCATATGTTACTGATTTGACAAAGGAACTGAGGCTCCACGAAGTCGCCTTAGCCGAGCTTAACAACCACCCTTCTTCCAGA GCTGTGTATCGGAAGAATGGGAACTTATTTTTTCGCACAACCATCCAAACAGCAACAGCAATGGAACAGA AGGAACTTGAGTCAGCCAAATCGAAGCTAAAAGGTCTGAATTCTTCTTCGTAG
- the LOC108343016 gene encoding cysteine desulfurase 1, chloroplastic isoform X1 — translation MIYFVLVVNLAMEVLLPKLPSFKFPSPSHCCSITIRSSSIVRFGLRRVSSLSVFASTVNEAVAQPAIGTPSLGHSTRPHFPILHQEVNGSKLVYLDNAATSQKPTVVLKALQNYYEGYNSNVHRGIHFLSAKATDEYESARRKVASFINASDSREIIFTKNASEAINLVAYSWGLSNLKPEDEIILTVAEHHSAIVPWQLVAEKVGAVLKFVDLNQDGIPDIGKLKDMFSRKTKIVVVHHVSNVLASVLPIRDIAQWAHDVGAKVLVDACQSVPHMVVDVQSLNVDFLVASSHKMCGPTGIGFLYGRIDLLSSMPPFLGGGEMISDVYLDHSTYAEPPSRFEAGTPAIGEAIGLGAAIDYLSGIGMQTIHDYEVELGRYLYERLLSVPNIRIYGPAPSENVQRAALCSFNVENLHPTDLATFLDQQHGVAIRSGHHCAQPLHRFLGVSSSARASLYFYNTKEDVDYFIHALNDTVSFFNSFK, via the exons ATGATAT ATTTTGTTCTTGTTGTGAACTTGGCAATGGAAGTTTTGCTGCCAAAACTTCCTTCTTTCAAATTTCCGAGTCCCAGTCACTGCTGCTCGATCACTATTAGGAGCTCATCAATTGTAAGATTTGGGTTGCGACGCGTATCGTCTCTCTCTGTTTTTGCATCAACTGTCAACGAAGCTGTAGCTCAACCAGCTATTGGCACCCCATCTTTGGGGCACTCCACCCGTCCGCACTTTCCTATACTTCATCAG GAAGTAAATGGCTCAAAACTTGTTTACTTAGACAATGCAGCAACTTCTCAGAAGCCCACCGTTGTATTGAAGGCATTGCAAAACTACTATGAAGGTTACAATTCAAATGTTCATCGGGGCATACATTTCTTGAG TGCAAAGGCCACAGATGAGTATGAATCAGCTAGAAGGAAAGTTGCATCTTTCATAAATGCTTCTGATTCTAGAGAAATTATATTCACAAAAAATGCTTCTGAAGCTATCAATCTTGTTGCTTATTCTTGGGGGTTGTCAAATTTAAAACCAGAAGACGAG ATCATACTTACAGTTGCTGAGCATCACAGTGCGATTGTTCCTTGGCAACTAGTAGCTGAAAAAGTAGGGgctgttttgaaatttgtggATTTAAACCAAGATGGAATTCCAGATATAGGCAAATTGAAAGATATGTTCTCACGGAAGACCAAAATAGTAGTTGTCCATCATGTTTCAAATGTGCTTG CTTCTGTCCTTCCTATTAGAGATATAGCACAATGGGCACATGATGTTGGAGCAAAAGTTCTTGTAGATGCTTGTCAGAGTGTTCCACACATGGTGGTTGACGTCCAGAGCCTTAATGTTGATTTTCTTGTTGCTTCTTCTCACAAG ATGTGTGGGCCCACGGGAATTGGATTCTTATATGGTAGAATAGACCTCTTATCTTCCATGCCTCCATTTTTAG GTGGTGGTGAAATGATTTCTGATGTATATCTTGATCATTCAACTTATGCCGAACCTCCTTCCAG ATTTGAGGCTGGAACACCAGCTATTGGGGAAGCAATTGGTTTAGGAGCAGCAATTGATTACTTATCTGGGATTGGTATGCAAACTATACATGATTATGAG GTGGAGCTAGGTAGATATCTGTACGAAAGGCTTCTTTCAGTCCCAAATATTCGTATCTATGGGCCAGCGCCTTCAGAAAATGTCCAACGAGCAGCTCTTTGTTCTTTCAATGTTGAGAATTTGCACCCCACTGATCTTGCAACATTTCTGGACCAACAG CATGGAGTGGCTATCAGATCAGGTCACCATTGTGCCCAACCCCTCCATCGCTTCTTAGGAGTCAGCTCAAGTGCACGCGCTAGTCTCTACTTCTACAACACAAAGGAAGATGTGGACTACTTTATCCATGCCCTCAACGACACAGTCAGCTTTTTCAACTCATTCAAGTAA
- the LOC108343105 gene encoding BTB/POZ domain and ankyrin repeat-containing protein NPR1: MAYSAEPSSSLSFTSSSHLSNGSVSHNICSSYGSDPVPNLEVISLSKLSSNLEQLLIESDCDYSDADIIVEGIPVSVHRCILASRSKFFHELFKREKGTSEKEGKLKYNMSDLLPYGKVGYEAFLIFLGYVYTGKLKPSPMEVSTCVDNVCAHDACRPAINFAVELMYASSIFQIPELVSLFQRRLLNFIGKALVEDVIPILTVAFHCQSSQLVTQCIDRVARSDLDQISIDKELPHELSGKVKLLRHNPQRDVENDASALDALSLKRITRIHRALDSDDVELVKLLLNESDITLDEAHALHYAAAYCDPKVVSEVLSLGLANVNLRNSRGYTVLHIAAMRKEASIIVSLLTKGACASDVTFDSQSAVSICRRLTRPKDYHAKTEQGKETNNDRICIDVLEREMRRNPLAGEAGISSHAMADDLHMKLLYLENRVAFARLFFPSEAKLAMDIANAETTSEFAGLSASNSKNKNGNLREVDLNETPIVQNKRLLSRMEALMKTVEMGRRYFPHCSEVLDKFMEDDLPDLFYLEKGTQEEQRIKRTRFMELKDDVHKAFSKDKAEFSRSGISSSSSSSSLKDSVVHYRARKV; this comes from the exons ATGGCTTATTCAGCCGAACCCTCATCTTCTTTGAGCTTCACATCATCTTCCCATTTATCAAATGGCTCAGTTAGTCACAACATTTGCTCTTCTTACGGCTCTGACCCTGTACCTAACCTTGAGGTTATCAGTTTGAGTAAGCTTAGCTCCAACTTGGAGCAGCTTTTGATTGAATCTGACTGTGATTATAGTGATGCTGACATCATTGTAGAAGGAATTCCAGTTAGTGTTCATCGATGTATTCTGGCCTCTAGAAGCAAGTTTTTCCATGAATTATTCAAGAGAGAGAAGGGGACATCAGAAAAAGAAGGGAAGTTGAAGTATAACATGAGTGATTTGTTGCCTTATGGCAAGGTTGGATATGAAGCCTTCCTCATATTCCTGGGCTATGTATATACTGGTAAACTCAAGCCCTCTCCAATGGAGGTGTCTACATGTGTTGACAATGTATGTGCCCATGATGCCTGTAGACCTGCAATTAACTTTGCTGTGGAGTTGATGTATGCCTCTTCCATTTTTCAAATACCAGAGTTGGTATCACTTTTCCAG CGTCGTCTACTTAACTTTATAGGAAAGGCTCTTGTGGAAGATGTCATTCCAATCCTTACCGTTGCTTTCCATTGTCAATCGAGTCAGCTTGTGACTCAATGTATTGATAGGGTGGCCAGATCAGACCTTGACCAGATTTCAATTGACAAAGAGCTTCCGCATGAACTCTCAGGAAAAGTGAAATTGCTGCGCCACAACCCTCAGCGAGACGTTGAAAATGATGCATCTGCTTTGGATGCTTTGTCTCTGAAACGAATCACTAGAATACACAGGGCATTGGACTCCGATGATGTTGAGCTTGTTAAACTTCTTTTAAACGAGTCAGACATTACTTTAGACGAAGCTCATGCTCTTCATTATGCTGCAGCCTATTGTGACCCGAAGGTTGTTTCTGAGGTACTTAGTTTGGGACTGGCTAACGTTAATCTTCGGAATTCTCGAGGTTACACAGTGCTTCATATTGCTGCCATGCGGAAAGAGGCATCTATTATAGTATCGCTGCTTACGAAAGGAGCTTGTGCATCAGATGTGACTTTTGACAGTCAGAGTGCTGTTAGTATTTGTAGAAGGTTGACGAGGCCAAAGGATTATCATGCGAAAACAGAACAGgggaaagaaacaaacaatgaTCGGATATGCATCGATGTTCTCGAAAGAGAAATGCGGAGGAATCCACTGGCTGGAGAGGCCGGTATCTCTTCCCATGCCATGGCTGATGACCTCCACATGAAACTACTATACCTTGAAAACAGAG TGGCATTTGCAAGGCTTTTCTTCCCTTCAGAAGCGAAACTAGCCATGGACATTGCCAACGCTGAGACAACATCGGAGTTTGCTGGTCTCTCTGCATCaaactcaaaaaataaaaatggcaACTTGAGGGAGGTTGATCTGAATGAGACTCCCATAGTGCAAAATAAAAGACTTCTTTCTAGAATGGAGGCCCTTATGAAGACAG TGGAAATGGGGCGGCGCTACTTCCCTCATTGCTCGGAAGTGCTGGACAAGTTCATGGAGGATGATCTACCTGACTTGTTTTATCTTGAAAAGGGTACTCAAGAAGAGCAGAGAATCAAAAGAACACGGTTCATGGAGCTGAAAGACGATGTCCACAAGGCCTTCAGCAAGGACAAGGCCGAGTTTAGCCGCTCTGGCAtttcatcttcatcctcttcatcttcCCTCAAAGATTCTGTTGTACATTACAGGGCTAGGAAAGTGTAA